From the Salvelinus fontinalis isolate EN_2023a unplaced genomic scaffold, ASM2944872v1 scaffold_0081, whole genome shotgun sequence genome, the window ttccagtttcaactgttctgcctgcggctatgaaccctgacctgtccaccagacgtgctacctgtcccagacctgctgttttcaactctctagagaccgcaggagcggtagagatactcttaatgatcggctatgaaaagccaactgacatttactcctgattattatctgaccatgctggtcatttatgaacatttgaacatcttggccatgttctgttataatctccacccggcacagccagaagaggactggccacccctcatagcccggttcctctctaggtttcttcctaggttttggcctttctagggagtttttcctagctaccgtgcttctacacctgcattgcttgctgtttggagttttaggctgggtttctgtacagcacttcaagatattagctgatgtacgaagggctatataaaaaataaacttgattcaagtccgggccactcaatgacattcagagacttggcccgaagccactcctgcgttgtcttggctgtgtgcttagggtcgttgttctattggaaggtgaaccttcgccccagtctgagatcctgggtgctctggagcaggttttcatcaagaatctctctgtacttttctccgttcatctttccctcgatcacctccctgaccaaggcccttctcccctgataggtcagtttggcctggcggccaactctaggaagagtcttggtggttccaaacttcttccgtttaagaatgatggaggccactgtgttcctggggaccttcaatgctgcagacatgttttggtacccttccctagatctgtgcctcaacacaatcctgtctcggagctctacgttcaacctcatggcttggtttttgctctgacatgcaaagtcaactgtgggaacttatatataaaatcatgtccaatcaattgaatttaccacaggtggactcctaatgaagttggagaaacatctcaaggatgatcaacggaaacaggatgcaccggaggtCATTTTCGAGACTCATAGCAGAGGGTCTGAATTCTTAAAcaaggtatttcattttttttctcatattttaatacatttgcaaacatttctaaaaacctgttttcgctttgtcattatggggtattgtgtgtagattgatgagcatttttatatatttaatccattttagaataaggctgtaacgtcacaaaatgtggaaaaggcaaggggtctgaatgctttccgaatgtaatttaaaaaaaatgtgtttcatGCAAATCGGAATACACTCCTCATCTGATTGGTCAAGTAGGCGGACCTTCAGACTTTGTGCCAACTTTGGAATTTTGTGGAAAACACTGAAAACTCTACTCTTCTGGCACCGAATGATTGATCTGCACCAAACTTGATATGTGGCATCTATGGCCAAAAGACTCTAAACACAATATTTTCCAGACTTGTACCTAAAATAAAATGGctgctatttgaccaataacccTGCAGGTGGGCGTGGTCTGGCACATAAATCAGTCAAGTATGTTCGTATTGTAACAAAACTTGGTACACATGTTGCAAAGACTGTCAAGACTCAATATATGCAAGAACATTCTTATCTACCACACGGTGGTGATCTGTTTGACTCAGAGTGGTGAAATTTGGCACACATGCTCAGGGATATGAGTCTAGCTAACCCAAATTATATCTCAGACCCCACTGGGCTAATTTTGACGAAACTTGGGTGAATTATGTGTTTTTGCATTAGATCCGGCATTTGCtaaattacactgattggcccaaaGGGGGCGGTGCATCATTCATGAGGGTCAACATGTTTACTGGTGCCATTTTTCTATTCAATTCAACTCACCTTAAATTCGGCATCTGAACAGTGCGTAAGGCAATTTCATATTAATTCAAGTAGACTAACAGATAATATtaaaatgaacagactaggtctttACTCCTCctgcatggtgtaacaatacatagatgtatataatgaacagactaggtctttACTCCTCCCgcgtggtgtaacaatacatagatgtatataatgaacgtCCACTAGTAGCTAACAgttaaaaaatatgaatattattttAATCTAGAAAAATATGTTGCATTCATCAAATCCTTTTTTGCAATCATCAACAGTGTTTTCTCTGACATGGTGGAATAACAGGACTCTCAAGACACGGTGGAATAACGGGACTCTCAAGACACGGTGGAATAACGGGACTCTCAAGACACGGTGGAATAACGGGACTCTCAAGACACGGTGGAGTAACGGGACTCTCAAGACACGGTGGAATAACGGGACTCTCAAGACACGGTGGAATAACGGGACTCTCAAGACACGGTGGAATAACGGGACTCTCAAGACACGGTGGAATAACGGGACTCTCAAGACACGGTGGAATAACGGGACTCTCAAGACACGGCGGAATAACGAGACTCGCAAGACACGGCGGAATAACGGGACTCTCAAGACACGGTGGAATAACGGGACTCTCAAGACACGGCGGAATAACGGGACTCTCAAGACACGGCGGAATAACGGGACTCTCAAGACACGGTGGAATAACGGGACTCTCAAGACACGGTGGAATAACGGGACTCTCAAGACACGGTGGAATAACGGGACTCTCAAGACACGGTGGAATAACGGGACTCTCAAGACACGGTGGAATAACGAGACTCGCAAGACACGGCGGAATAACGGGACTCTCAAGACACGGCGGAATAACGGGACTCTCAAGACACGGCGGAATAACGGGACTCTCAAGACACGGCGGAATAACGGGACTCTCAAGACACGGTGGAATAACGGGACTCTCAAGACACGGTGGAATAACGGGACTCTCAAGACACGGTGGAATAACGGGACTCTCAAGACACGGTGGAATAACGGGACTCTCAAGACATGGTGGAATAACGGGACTCTGTAGACATGGTGGAATAACGGGACTCTCAAGACATGGTGGAATAACGGGACTCTCAAGACATGGTGGAATAACGGGACTCAAGACATGGTGGAATAACGGGACTCTCAAGACATGGTGGAATAACGGGACTCTCAAGACATGGTGGAATAACGGGACTCtcgagacaactgggaactctgaaaaaaacaaggtcaaatcataataaatacaaacacaaaGGCTTGTGCAAGGCTACTTACTTATATAATAATTTACATTTTGCAATAGAAAATCATATGATGAACAACATCAGAGGGTTTATACTTGTATCAAATCAACCAATCAAAGCTCATAATCAAAACCCAATAgacatttttaaatatttaatctGATATTAGACATGATCATGTCTCGAAATGAAATAACAAAAGTAAAACCGTATTCTGGTTTCATACAATTTGATTTCATGAggatgaaacaaaaacacaaatgATCAGTCAAAAACTCAAGTCAGAACACAGCCTCTCTATTCTCTCATGTGATTTCAGGTCCTCTAACTGGGAAAATGTCTTTCCACAatgagagcagtggtatgtcttcTCCTCCTGTGTATGTATTCTTTCATGCTTATTCAGGTGCCTTAACCAATTaaatctctttccacactgggagcagtggtaggtCTTATCCCCTCCTGCGTGTGTCCTGTCATGCATAATCAGGGCTTCCAACTGGGTAAACCGCTTTCCACACAAGGAACATTGGTAGAGCTTTTCCTTGTTGTGTGTGCTCACATGCGATGTCAGATTCCCTACCAACTTAAAACTCTTACCACAATGGGAACATGTGTAAGACTTCTCTCCAGAGTGTATTTGCTTATGACTTTTCAGGCTCGATAACACCCGAAAACTCAttccacactgggaacagtggtaaggcttttctcctgtgtgtattctcttgtgTACTTTCAGTTGTTGTGAATGGATAAACctttttccacactgggagcagtggtaaggcttttctcctgtgtgtgttctcttgtgtaCTGTCAGATCTTGTGATCGGCtataactctttccacactgggtacagtggtaaggcttttctcctgtgtgtgttctcttgtgtaATTTCAGATGTTCTGCTTGAACAAAACtttttccacactgggaacagtggtaaggcttctctccagagtGTATTCGCTTATGAATTTTTAGGCTCGATAACTgactaaaactctttccacactgggaacagtggtaaggcttttctcctATGTGTGTTCTCTTGTGTAATTTCAGTTCTTGTGATTGGCtataactctttccacactgggtacagtggtaaggcttttctcctgtgtgtgttctcttgtgtaATTTCAGCTGTTGTACTCGGG encodes:
- the LOC129842966 gene encoding zinc finger protein 883-like, whose amino-acid sequence is MSSLRYSEKEALELNMIVKEEEEAFRIKNELEDITLKEEEVDITVKEEKEPFGVAEEAISIKEEEETGDQITTRERHDYRGSSGEPQQHPDADEAEKSLSRSEHQMDNASPSTLLESPCPASPGSTLLLGSDLTHQTGERPDSHSDSGESHSGEPDPATSKPARRHHCSQCGKTFNRSQHLKLHERTHTGERPYHCSQCGKSFIQSQHLKLHIRTHTGEKPYHCSQCGKSFSQLWSLKIHKRIHSGEKPYHCSQCGKSFARVQQLKLHKRTHTGEKPYHCTQCGKSYSQSQELKLHKRTHIGEKPYHCSQCGKSFSQLSSLKIHKRIHSGEKPYHCSQCGKSFVQAEHLKLHKRTHTGEKPYHCTQCGKSYSRSQDLTVHKRTHTGEKPYHCSQCGKRFIHSQQLKVHKRIHTGEKPYHCSQCGMSFRVLSSLKSHKQIHSGEKSYTCSHCGKSFKLVGNLTSHVSTHNKEKLYQCSLCGKRFTQLEALIMHDRTHAGGDKTYHCSQCGKRFNWLRHLNKHERIHTQEEKTYHCSHCGKTFSQLEDLKSHERIERLCSDLSF